One window of Phycisphaeraceae bacterium genomic DNA carries:
- the purF gene encoding amidophosphoribosyltransferase: protein MSRRVPLQVLSRSIQESKAAHHAETLPAYEKKEKCGVIAVWGAPDAARKTYLALYAQQHRGQESAGISVSDGKKLVCHTGMGLIPEVFTQDVLEDLAAHPAVGAIGHNRYSTAGGSMLCNAQPLLTAYVGGQVALGHNGNLINAEALRLEFERAGHLFQTTSDTEVIIHLLASPQQQSQPDPLAATLRRLQGAFSLVFLFPDRIELARDPWGWRPLVIGKLPGGGGGGGEGGGGVVAASETVALDVLGAEFIREVEPGEIVTVSAKGIESRRFAPVAQPPAHCVFEHVYFANPASTIFGQNVQITRESLGARLAKEAPVLADFVMPMPDSGRSAAHGYAQASGLPYREGIVPNRYVGRTFIKPSQAERIAAVRLKLNVIADIVRGKKVVVVDDSIVRGTTTKAKMDQIRQAGAKEIHLRISCPPIRHPCYFGVDFATRDQLIAHNRSIEEVRQFLGVDSLRYLSLEGLLSCMVRPAPNYCTACYSGNYRLDPEKPETGEIVEGEQMKMFG from the coding sequence TCTCGCGCTGTACGCCCAGCAGCATCGGGGGCAGGAATCCGCGGGAATCTCCGTTTCCGACGGCAAGAAGCTCGTTTGCCACACCGGGATGGGCCTGATTCCCGAAGTCTTCACGCAGGATGTGCTCGAAGACCTTGCCGCGCATCCAGCGGTCGGTGCGATCGGGCACAACCGCTATTCCACCGCCGGCGGCTCGATGCTCTGCAACGCGCAGCCCTTGCTCACGGCGTATGTCGGTGGACAGGTCGCACTCGGGCACAACGGCAATCTGATCAACGCCGAGGCTCTGCGGCTGGAATTCGAGCGTGCAGGTCACCTGTTTCAGACGACCAGCGACACCGAAGTCATTATCCATTTACTGGCGTCGCCTCAACAACAGAGCCAGCCTGATCCGCTCGCCGCCACGCTCCGGCGTTTGCAGGGCGCGTTCAGCCTCGTCTTTCTGTTCCCGGATCGCATCGAACTCGCGCGCGATCCGTGGGGATGGCGCCCGCTTGTGATCGGAAAATTGCCGGGCGGGGGCGGGGGCGGGGGCGAGGGTGGGGGTGGAGTTGTCGCTGCAAGCGAGACGGTCGCGCTCGATGTGCTCGGGGCGGAATTCATCCGCGAGGTCGAGCCGGGCGAGATCGTGACGGTTTCTGCCAAAGGAATCGAGAGCCGCCGCTTCGCGCCTGTCGCGCAGCCGCCGGCGCACTGCGTTTTCGAGCACGTCTATTTCGCAAACCCCGCGAGCACGATCTTCGGGCAGAACGTGCAGATCACGCGCGAGTCGCTCGGCGCGCGGCTCGCGAAAGAGGCGCCGGTGCTCGCCGACTTCGTAATGCCGATGCCCGATTCGGGTCGGAGCGCCGCCCACGGGTACGCGCAGGCGAGCGGGCTTCCGTATCGCGAGGGCATCGTGCCGAATCGCTACGTCGGCCGAACGTTTATCAAGCCCTCGCAGGCCGAGCGCATCGCCGCGGTGCGGCTCAAGCTCAACGTCATCGCCGACATCGTGCGCGGGAAAAAGGTTGTGGTGGTGGACGATTCCATTGTCCGCGGCACGACGACCAAGGCCAAGATGGACCAGATCCGCCAGGCCGGTGCGAAGGAGATCCACCTTCGCATCAGTTGCCCGCCGATCCGCCACCCGTGCTACTTCGGGGTCGATTTCGCCACGCGCGATCAGCTCATCGCGCACAATCGCAGCATCGAGGAGGTGCGGCAATTCCTCGGCGTCGACTCGCTCCGCTACCTCTCGCTCGAAGGCCTGCTCTCGTGCATGGTCCGACCCGCGCCGAACTACTGCACGGCTTGCTACAGCGGCAACTATCGGCTCGATCCGGAAAAGCCGGAGACGGGTGAGATTGTCGAGGGTGAGCAGATGAAGATGTTTGGGTGA
- a CDS encoding transposase: MPRILDEALKQVKGVEVWLTPRHAEVCALAFEEASQNAAGRIGAFAIMRGHCHVVVHSPRLEGAEVLRRFKGVSARRLSQRFGKPPAITWWTRNGSHRLLPDGPSIRGAIRYVLQQEKPLIVYRAPQKSASIRPDSSAPMILDRAD, translated from the coding sequence ATGCCGCGCATTCTTGATGAAGCTCTAAAGCAAGTGAAGGGCGTTGAAGTTTGGCTCACGCCCAGGCACGCGGAAGTCTGCGCACTGGCTTTCGAAGAGGCTTCTCAAAATGCTGCTGGACGCATCGGCGCCTTTGCAATCATGCGAGGCCATTGCCATGTCGTTGTTCACTCACCCCGACTGGAGGGGGCTGAAGTCCTCCGGCGATTCAAGGGCGTTTCGGCGCGGCGATTATCTCAGCGTTTCGGAAAGCCACCCGCGATCACTTGGTGGACACGGAACGGTTCGCACCGACTTTTGCCCGACGGACCATCAATCCGTGGCGCGATTCGGTATGTGCTTCAACAAGAAAAGCCGCTCATTGTCTATCGCGCGCCTCAAAAGTCAGCAAGCATTCGCCCGGATTCATCAGCGCCGATGATCTTGGACCGCGCCGACTGA
- a CDS encoding ABC transporter substrate-binding protein: protein MPAIPLILAHSPDPDDAFMWWPLTGKINSDGTPQPGDAGQPRIDTGRFAFRALPADIHVLNQRASKAADLEITALSARAYADVRDRYIITSCGGSFGDGYGPKVVVRGDHSADEIQLKCESCLAKPGVRIAVPGLQTTAFLLLGLVLGPEIARQRERFVEMPFEQIIGAVARREVNAGLVIHEGQLTFADAGLRMLLDVGAWWKERAGLLTPLGVNAIRRDLDRLHGPGTVREVAALLKQSVAYSMEHRDESTRYTLPFALANVSRSGNTGEAPTLERVERYCRMYVTSETLEMGERGRHAIQRLLRDGANAGLCPDPGEVDLA, encoded by the coding sequence ATGCCCGCAATTCCCCTCATCCTCGCCCACTCCCCCGACCCCGACGACGCCTTCATGTGGTGGCCGCTCACGGGCAAGATCAATTCCGATGGCACGCCGCAGCCCGGAGATGCAGGACAACCCCGCATCGACACCGGTCGTTTCGCCTTTCGCGCGCTCCCGGCTGATATTCATGTCCTGAACCAGCGTGCTTCCAAGGCAGCCGATCTCGAGATCACCGCGCTCTCCGCCCGCGCATACGCAGATGTCAGAGATCGTTACATCATCACATCCTGCGGCGGCTCTTTCGGCGATGGTTACGGGCCCAAAGTGGTCGTGCGGGGCGATCACAGCGCGGACGAGATTCAACTCAAGTGCGAAAGCTGCCTCGCCAAACCCGGTGTGCGCATTGCCGTCCCCGGCTTGCAGACAACAGCGTTTCTGCTGCTCGGGCTCGTCCTCGGCCCCGAAATCGCTCGTCAGCGCGAGCGATTTGTTGAGATGCCCTTCGAGCAGATCATCGGCGCGGTCGCCCGGCGCGAGGTCAATGCGGGGCTTGTGATCCACGAAGGGCAGCTCACGTTTGCGGACGCCGGCCTCCGCATGCTTCTCGATGTCGGGGCATGGTGGAAGGAAAGAGCCGGTCTGCTCACGCCGCTCGGGGTCAACGCGATCCGGCGCGATCTCGATAGGTTGCACGGGCCGGGAACCGTGCGCGAAGTCGCGGCACTCCTGAAGCAGAGCGTCGCCTATTCCATGGAACATCGCGACGAATCCACCCGCTACACGCTGCCTTTCGCGCTCGCCAACGTCTCGCGCAGCGGCAACACCGGAGAAGCGCCGACCCTCGAGCGTGTCGAGCGCTATTGCCGCATGTACGTCACCTCTGAAACGCTCGAGATGGGCGAGCGCGGCCGCCATGCAATTCAGCGACTGCTGAGAGATGGTGCGAATGCCGGTCTTTGCCCTGATCCCGGTGAAGTGGACTTGGCGTAA